The following are encoded together in the Malaya genurostris strain Urasoe2022 chromosome 3, Malgen_1.1, whole genome shotgun sequence genome:
- the LOC131435260 gene encoding serine/threonine-protein kinase meng-po, translated as MAGHGSTATGRKSNGNIHKIREFELDKVTLSDEFDILQIVGEGWFGKILLVEHRATDTEMVLKLLPKPFVSLTDFYKEFHFSLHLGHHKNIVTTYDVAFETAGFYVFTQEYAPLGDLTSNVSDSGIGELHTKRVARQLASAIDYMHQKELIHRDIKLDNVLVFRSDFARIKLCDFGESRRIGEEVLRRNEWLPYSPPEVLTVKTDDKYKTETAHDVWQFGIVCFVCLTGCLPWQKASADDPRFNRYQQWHSATLTFPMKRCPKLFKLLSARACKIFKKFLDPRPERRLKTLSDVQKYLDDRWLAKSAEKEMADNEPDELCPSMYSFHSSVEEKNRLLSTLAQCGIETTVDRIEKKNRIRDWIQSSVITEEEEEDDSGSATPTSTASRTAVPGHVSSVAAMERSEKKINTTVKDASHKHIDPRTGTVQLSPSEMGSVTVDQFVKTKNDRNNNSKPSAQKNGGNFNSTRFYDEAVPINPLTTSNSASSAARMTQAFYSTSEVPEVNGSRRNNGSNVSGTVQDSGYGGSFDSNWSQQQPGKISSIAKRSPALPKRSAMIKSENTTHEEDDELEEVDREFSNDFEDLELDRTNFNERSNAANTTTKDSPYDKYFFRRK; from the exons ATGGCAGGACACGGATCGACGGCCACTGGGAGGAAATCCAACGGAAACATTCACAAGATCCGGGAGTTCGAACTGGACAAGGTCACCCTTTCCGATGAGTTTGACATCCTGCAGATTGTGGGCGAAGGATGGTTCGGTAAGATTTTGCTCGTCGAGCATCGGGCCACCGACACGGAGATGGTGCTGAAGCTGCTACCGAAGCCGTTCGTGTCGCTGACGGATTTCTACAAAGAATTCCATTTTAGTCTGCACCTGGGCCACCACAAAAACATCGTCACCACGTACGATGTGGCGTTTGAGACGGCCGGCTTCTACGTGTTCACGCAAGAGTATGCGCCTCTAG GCGATTTGACTTCAAATGTTTCGGATAGCGGAATAGGAGAGTTGCACACGAAGCGGGTCGCTCGGCAGCTGGCTTCTGCCATCGATTATATGCATCAGAA GGAACTCATCCACCGGGACATCAAGCTGGACAATGTGCTGGTGTTTCGTTCCGATTTCGCTCGCATCAAGCTGTGTGACTTCGGAGAGTCCCGTCGCATCGGCGAGGAAGTTCTACGGCGGAACGAATGGTTACCGTACAGCCCACCGGAAGTGCTGACGGTGAAAACTGATGATAAATACAA GACTGAAACTGCACACGATGTTTGGCAATTTGGTATTGTATGTTTTGTATGCCTGACAGGTTGCTTGCCGTGGCAAAAGGCTTCCGCAGACGATCCCCGCTTCAACAG ATATCAACAGTGGCATAGTGCCACGCTGACATTTCCAATGAAACGATGCCCTAAGCTGTTCAAACTGTTATCAGCTAGGGCTTGCAAGATATTCAAGAAGTTTCTGGATCCTCGGCCGGAGCGACGATTGAAGACACTGAGCGATGTGCAGAAGTACCTGGATGACAGGTGGCTTGCCAAGAGTGCAGAAAAAGAAATGGCCGATAATGAACCGGATGAACTGTGCCCCTCTATGTATTCCTTCCACAGTAGTGTCGaggaaaaaaatcgactcttaTCCACTTTGGCTCAGTGTGGTATTGAGACAACGGTTGATCGTATTGAGAAGAAGAATAGGATCCGCGACTGGATTCAATCTTCGGTAATTACGGAAGAGGAAGAGGAGGACGATTCGGGATCCGCTACACCGACGTCTACCGCTTCCAGGACGGCAGTTCCAGGACATGTCTCCTCGGTAGCGGCAATGGAGCGGTCAGAAAAGAAAATCAACACTACCGTGAAGGACGCTTCGCACAAGCATATTGATCCCAGAACGGGCACTGTTCAACTAAGTCCTAGCGAAATGGGATCCGTAACTGTTGATCAATTTGTAAAAACTAAAAACGACCGAAATAACAACTCAAAACCATCGGCACAGAAAAACGGAGGAAATTTTAATTCGACACGTTTCTACGATGAAGCTGTTCCGATTAATCCTTTGACTACAAGCAACAGTGCATCGAGTGCTGCACGCATGACACAGGCATTTTATTCCACATCAGAAGTTCCGGAAGTTAATGGATCTCGCCGAAATAATGGAAGCAACGTCTCCGGGACCGTCCAGGATAGTGGATATGGTGGATCTTTCGATAGTAACTGGTCACAACAGCAACCGGGCAAAATATCCTCCATTGCTAAGCGGTCCCCGGCCCTTCCGAAACGGTCCGCCATGATTAAATCGGAAAACACAACCCACGAGGAGGACGATGAATTGGAAGAGGTCGACCGGGAATTTTCCAACGATTTCGAAGATCTCGAGTTGGACAGGACTAACTTCAATGAACGTTCGAACGCGGCCAACACGACCACTAAAGACAGTCCGTACGATAAATACTTTTTTAGAAGGAAGTGA
- the LOC131435259 gene encoding ionotropic receptor 93a has product MLARVPFLVVALVVFCSKPARADDFPSLISSNASIAVILDREYLDNTYNELLNGTKYLFERILRDNFKNGGLVVKYFSWTSINLRRDFTAVLSVSNCENTWDVYRNAAKENLVVMSITDSDCPRLPVHNAIMIPKTIFSTGNFEELPQVIMDMKTINAFRWKAAVVLYDDSFDRDVIARGVLALSKESDEVTPLSVSMFRIESHTHMWDKRKAVRKVLLSLPTQYIGTNFIGIVTTQTMELLMEIAKELKMVNPMSQWLYVIADTTSERNNISSIHQMLAEGDNVAFVYNLRKESQSCESHILCYIENLINSLVHALSKLIREEKAIYGQIADEEWEVIRMTKVERRKEILKIMKNDLTDKDNCNLCSRWKVQTGQTWGYAYRMISGESESPGPVAKSKQPEIVDVGYWTPQDGFMMQDFLFPHIADKFRGVHLNFYSYHNPPWQFVALNESGHPHLSHGVVLDVLKELSRKLNFTYTITIAQTNLEYIGNMTDDGNSTFNKDVHTVTTDVPAEILKQLMDNKILLAAVGATVSEKQKKYITFSKPISIQTYSFIVSRPRELSRVFLFLSPFTVDTWMCLAATILLMAPMLYIIHRSSPFYGHIGKNNTIGLGKLNNCFWYIYGALLQQGGLYLPYADSGRIIIGTWWLVVLVLVTTYCGNLVAFLTFPKIAIPITTISQLVKNQQGVSWSIRKGTFLEQFLLETDDPKYVRLYNGAKFITEESDQIVRSIREGHHVHIDWRTNLNYLMKREFLKNDRCDFVLSMDEFLDEQIALAMPKNSPYIDVINDELIKMQQFGFMQRWLKKYLPSQDKCSKVRRSSEVENHTVNNDDMAGCYYILLIGFSMGMAMFLVEYVWRWYKKSRKAKLQPYTD; this is encoded by the exons ATGTTGGCTAGAGTGCCGTTCTTAGTGGTTGCTCTGGTGGTGTTTTGTTCAAAACCTGCCAGGGCAGACGATTTCCCGTCTTTAATATCGTCAAATGCTTCGATAg CTGTGATTTTGGACCGAGAGTACCTGGATaacacttacaacgaactgctaAACGGAACCAAATACCTGTTCGAAAGGATATTGCgggataatttcaaaaatggtgGATTGGTGGTGAAATATTTTTCCTGGACCAGTATTAATCTACGAAGAG ATTTTACTGCCGTGCTTTCTGTGTCCAACTGCGAAAACACCTGGGATGTGTACAGGAATGCGGCGAAGGAAAATCTGGTTGTTATGAGCATTACGGATTCCGACTGCCCACGATTGCCAGTTCATAACGCGATCATG ATTccaaaaacaatattttctacGGGAAACTTTGAAGAACTGCCCCAAGTTATAATGGATATGAAAACGATCAATGCCTTCAGGTGGAAAGCGGCGGTGGTTTTGTATGACGATAGTTTTG ATCGTGACGTCATCGCACGGGGTGTCCTTGCGCTGTCGAAAGAATCCGACGAAGTGACCCCTCTGTCTGTGTCTATGTTCCGCATCGAAAGTCACACGCACATGTGGGATAAGCGTAAAGCGGTGAGGAAGGTTTTGCTGAGTTTGCCCACTCAATATATCG GTACTAATTTTATTGGCATTGTTACTACTCAAACCATGGAGCTGCTGATGGAAATCGCGAAG GAGCTGAAGATGGTCAATCCGATGTCTCAATGGCTATATGTTATTGCGGACACCACGTCGGAGAGAAATAATATTTCATCAATACACCAGATGCTCGCCGAAGGTGACAATGTCGCGTTTGTGTACAATTTGAGAAAAGAATCTCAATCCTGTGAG TCTCACATTCTGTGCTACATCGAAAACTTGATCAACTCGTTGGTGCATGCACTGTCGAAACTGATCCGTGAGGAGAAGGCAATCTACGGTCAAATTGCTGACGAGGAATGGGAAGTGATACGGATGACGAAGGTCGAGCGAAGGAAAGAAATTCTCAAAATTATGAAA AATGATCTTACTGATAAGGACAACTGCAATCTTTGCTCCAGATGGAAGGTGCAAACGGGACAAACTTGGGGCTACGCATATCGAATGATTTCAG gCGAATCGGAATCTCCTGGTCCTGTAGCAAAATCGAAGCAGCCCGAAATTGTGGATGTTGGCTATTGGACACCGCAGGATGGATTCATGATGCAGGATTTTCTGTTCCCTCACATTGCCGATAAGTTTCGTGGAGTCCATTTAAATTTCTACAGTTACCAT AATCCACCATGGCAGTTTGTGGCGCTTAATGAAAGTGGTCATCCACACTTGTCCCATGGAGTGGTTCTGGACGTCTTGAAGGAACTCTCCAGAAAGTTGAATTTTACCTACACCATAACAATTGCGCAGACCAATTTGGAATACATAGGGAACATGACGGACGATGGCAACAGTACG TTCAACAAAGATGTTCACACGGTAACTACTGACGTACCGGCAGAAATACTGAAGCAATTGATGGACAATAAG ATTCTTTTAGCCGCTGTTGGTGCCACGGTAAGTGAGAAGCAAAAGAAATACATTACATTTTCCAAACCGATCAGCATTCAAACGTACAGTTTCATTGTATCACGGCCAAG GGAACTAAGCAGAGTATTTCTTTTCTTGTCGCCCTTCACTGTTGAT acctggATGTGCCTTGCAGCAACGATCCTTCTCATGGCACCAATGTTGTACATAATACATCGGTCAAGTCCATTTTATGGGCACATTGGAAAAAACAACACCATCGGTCTGGGAAAACTGAACAATTGTTTCTGGTACATTTACGGGGCCTTATTGCAGCAAG GAGGTTTGTATTTGCCGTATGCGGACAGTGGTCGTATCATCATCGGTACCTGGTGGTTGG TTGTCCTGGTACTGGTCACCACCTACTGCGGAAACTTGGTCGCCTTTCTAACCTTCCCGAAGATTGCTATTCCCATTACGACAATTTCACAGTTGGTCAAAAATCAGCAGGGCGTTTCGTGGAGCATTCGAAAAGGTACTTTTTTGGAGCAGTTCTTGTTG GAAACCGACGACCCCAAATACGTCCGACTGTACAACGGGGCAAAATTTATTACCGAAGAATCGGATCAGATAGTCCGATCGATTCGGGAGGGTCACCACGTGCACATCGACTGGAGAACGAATTTGAACTATCTGATGAAACGAGAGTTCCTGAAGAACGACCGATGCGACTTCGTGCTTAGTATGGATGAGTTTTTGGACGAACAGATAGCCTTAGCGATGCCGAAGAACAGCCCCTACATTGATGTGATCAACGACGAACTGATTAAGATGCAACAGTTTGGATTCATGCAGCGCTGGCTGAAGAAATATTTACCTTCCCAGGACAAGTGCTCGAAGGTGCGACGAAGCTCGGAGGTGGAGAATCATACCGTCAATAATGATGATATGGCTGGATGCTATTATATTCTGCTGATTGGATTTTCCATGGGAATGGCGATGTTTCTGGTGGAATATGTCTGGCGCTGGTACAAGAAATCCAGAAAGGCGAAACTGCAGCCATATACGGATTGA